The proteins below come from a single Amycolatopsis lurida genomic window:
- a CDS encoding isochorismatase family protein, which translates to MRAALLIVDMQEMLVPLVWRGEELAVRIAGLARRARENGVPVIALRQIGAPGTDFDPSSPGTRVSALLGLEPVDVVVDKTATDSFYRTGLAGLLVDRGVDTVVLTGLATDYCVDATARAAQSHGLDVVLVADGHAPSADGDPTTGLTAEQVIARHNLLLSTAIHPGGRVRVVPSAEVGFTG; encoded by the coding sequence ATGAGGGCCGCGCTGCTGATCGTCGACATGCAGGAAATGCTCGTTCCCCTGGTCTGGCGCGGCGAGGAGCTGGCGGTCCGGATCGCCGGGCTCGCCCGGCGGGCCCGTGAGAACGGCGTCCCGGTGATCGCGCTGCGGCAGATCGGCGCTCCCGGCACCGACTTCGATCCCTCGTCGCCGGGCACCCGGGTCAGCGCGCTGCTCGGTCTCGAGCCGGTCGACGTCGTGGTCGACAAGACCGCGACGGACTCCTTCTACCGCACCGGGCTGGCCGGTCTGCTGGTCGACCGGGGCGTCGACACCGTGGTGCTGACCGGGCTGGCCACCGACTACTGCGTCGACGCGACCGCCCGGGCCGCGCAGAGCCACGGGCTGGACGTCGTGCTGGTCGCCGACGGCCACGCGCCGTCCGCCGACGGAGACCCCACCACGGGACTGACGGCCGAACAGGTCATCGCCCGGCACAACCTGCTCCTGAGCACGGCGATCCATCCCGGCGGACGGGTGCGCGTCGTGCCGTCGGCGGAGGTCGGGTTCACCGGCTGA